The Gossypium arboreum isolate Shixiya-1 chromosome 6, ASM2569848v2, whole genome shotgun sequence DNA window AACTACACAagcgtgtggtttgcccgtgtacggaagtccaggccgtgttgatttcacatgttggtccattttctccgttttcagctcgtttcttgctctttttactctcttatgctcaccaaagtataaaacatgaaattaaaggattaggagcatcgaattcaccaaatctaaggagaaatcatccataaatgtgctaagcatgggataaaaatatgtataaattgcggtttatcatagatcaagaacgaaagaaaacagaattagatcggagGAAATCGAAAATGGTCGAATAGTCGTTCCAGTCCGTTCGTGTCCGTATGAGgttagttcataagtaaataaatgttttaaatttgaatgtatatgtattatatgtgccgaattgaattgtaaataaatatatgtatgtgcCGAATTGAATTAAGCATTGGAGAACTTGTTACGAGCTTGAATTGATTGaattacgacgtctgaaagccccgtacgaaccataggaatagtatagaatacgtatgtcatgacattaggacatCCAAtttttgattcgtgtaagaccatgtctgggacattggcattgaagTGAGAAAACGTGtgagaccctgtctgggacagtggcatcgataagtgatagcatgtaagaccatatccgagataaggcattgtacgagcttatatgATTTTCGTGTATCCTtgtcaattccgaatggttcaacgggcaatgtcgagtcaagatcgaatgtgaaattgAGCTAAATGGTTCAGGTACGTGTGAAGTTAAATGTTCATGAAAGTAAGGTAAGTGTAGTACTTAAGGTgataatatgaattatgtatgatAAAAGGgtgattatatatatgtatatgagattgATCATATTTGGCCAAGTTGAATTTATAATGcaaatgttattttgataatttatttgcttatggcttactaagctttccaagcttactttgtgtgctcATTCggtgttttatagattttggaagctagttacgagctcaaggatcgtcaaggatcatcgtCACATTATCGACTATCATTCGGTACTTTTGAAGTTTGAAACTTtcaacatatggcatgtataggctagtttaaaaatgtttggtattgaatttgtatatatgtagccatgcgaaaatggcttgattacaATATTATGGCTTGTGTATATGTGGTTATGACTTATACTTATTTTGGAGGTATGTTTCATGGTTTATATGCATGAAGTGTTTGGTTTTATGATTCAACAATGAGTAATAAAAAGTATGATGAACAATCGACTATGAAAATTAGCTCATTTGGaaatgtgttttatgatataatttgTGTGGTAGATGGATGTGTCTTTGAATTGTGGTGCATGTATCTAAAAGCTATGTGATGAATTTgttataaattgtgaaattgatatTTGGTGTGGCTTATTATTGACTTATTTTGGATGTACAATTTGTCTAGTGAATTGGCTTGAAGGTGGCAAATGAGGTGTATGCACTTTCAGTCTTATAGGTAGtatattttggaagtatgatatgTGGTTATTTTGTGTGTTATATGATAACATGATTCGGCATGAATAAATAGGTAAAAAGATAGAAAGATGAGTATAACATTGATGGTGCATTGGTTATTTGGGTGCAatttaaaatggtaattaatgtacatgttttaaaatggtttggTTTGATCTTTTGAGGCTAAATTTAATGACTGGATATAGGGATAATTGATTTGCTGTGTTTATGTGTTTTGGGGCATGATATTTAGTATGCAAATTGGTGTACTTAAAATTAttgtttatgttcaaaaattgtTTAACGTGGCTATGGTGTAATGCACATAGGTTGGTATTGTTTACAAATGTATTTAGTCTTATAACGAAGCTTGATTATGATTTATATTTGTATGCCTAATAAAGTGTGTGAAAACCTTAACCTAAGTAAATGTGCGCATATGTATAACATATgaattactatttttataaattagttaAAGAATTGGGTTAACCATGATTTGGTATTTATATTTAGAAATGGCTTTCATTTTAGAGTGTTATGCGCATGTATATATCTTATAAAATGATATACTTGTTATTTAGTTAAAGATATGGATTGATATGACTTACTATGCATATGTGCATAGTTTATAAAATAGTATGGCTGGAAGTTtgttaatgaaataaatatatgCAATGGATGATTTGACATAAGCTTAGTATATATGATGTATTATTATAAGCTTGAATATGTTATAAATATTGAATGGTATGAATATGATAGTAAATAGATTCAAACAATGGGTTTGTAAAGCATGCAATATTTTATTCATGTATGATAGTttggttttaacttttaaataggtTAAAGTATTGATTGATTGAATTTCAAAGTATGATTTATAACGTGAATCTTGATACATGAAAGGTGATAAATAACTGTgttaaactgtgttttgtttagtaatacttcgtaaccctaatccggcgacggatacgggttaggggtgttacatttctgaTGTGGGGTTTTGGCATGATGCAGAGACCAAGAAGATTGAAGGCCATGGGGAGTATGGAAAGTGATTCAGATTGAAGATACATCAATGGCCGCAGCAGGACCCTTTTTCTTTTCTGATATATTTGGGGGAATATTTTTGGAATTGATGTTAATAGGTTGGGGAAAATATAGAAGTCAAAATAGAGTTCTGCTTGCTGGGGCTTGTTTGGTGTATAGATATTtgatatttttcatatatatatatatatatatatatatatatatatatacataaaatgagAATAATTATTGTTTTTGGATCAATATTTATAATATTGGCAACTATGATCTCATGAGATTatgttatgatttttattaattcatattttaataataattatattaagaatgttattaaattatatattttatttttattaaattacatttggtaataattatattaaaatataattaaattatttattattaaatttaataataatcttagtaaaatttaataacaaaaattattttacttaaaaaatTCTACTAagagtattttggtcattttagttttttcttaggctattacaacatcattccattcaaccaaatatAAGAATACCATTATatttctattccattccattcaatcaAACAATTGAATTATTGATTGTAGTTCTATTCTATTACGCTTTTATTCCATTACAAAAGCTCTATTCTATTAGAGCGAACCAAATTTGGTGTGAGTGGAAGAAGAAGATCATTCATTTTATGgtttttcattactttattttataaattacattttaactaataaactttaaaataaaacatCACCAATAGtccataatattttaattatggtctaatttcaacataaaatCTCCCACTTTTACTATTTAAGTCATTTAATTAATAAAGTAACTTTCgcaacttttatgatttagtccttcttcCTAAATTAattatccaaacatcaaaattaccaAACCAAACTTCAATACGACACTTTAATAACCtcgtaaaaattaaataaataatatttatgggCTCACACATTGaaattgtggtctcgaaaccactgtctCTAATACCACTGAAATCAAGTTGTTACACTATTCTTCatctattaattacaacattatttagtTATAAAGTCAATCCACTAAAAGTGTCATGAATAAACTTCTCATTTTATACTATTACGAAAAAAACTTAGATTTATGCTTTATTCAATGGTCTTGTTATTTGTGTGTTACTTTCATAATATATCCTTGAGCtattctaattaaattcatttatccaatataatcatattttatctcatggtcaGCATTGCATCTTCAACAATGAAAAAGATTATTTTTAACAAATAGTAATAGCAATCATTTGTCCCAAACGAATAACCCATGACTACATTCCTATTTCATAATTAATGCAATGGCCATAAAAAGACACCATTTACTCTTTGAGCGAGCCATAAATTCTACTATTACaccaataattattattaaataattttttgaaaaaaacaaatattttatataaaatgtttTCTCTCACCCATATCATTTATCCATATTCACTATTATTTAAACCCTTAATTGAGTTTGTGTCACGATTAATTGGGTAACAACTTAATTGGAAAAAGACTAATTTATCATTTCTATTATTTTGATGGGGTTTTGtcttttcatattttaatataattttaattaaaaattaaaaattaacataCCAATTATTAAACACTTGTTCAATGAATTTATAAACAAGTTCTTTACTACTACatgaataattattattaaatacttTTTTagcaaataattttttataaaaatattttctctcaccctcatcacatatctatataatatttaaattagtgaCTAATTTAGTGTTACAGAGTTAATTAGATACAAACTCAATTAGAAATGATTAATTTACCCTTTCTTTTAAATGATtgctattattattttgataaagttttatattttcatacttttatataatttttaaaagaaaaattaaaactaaatgaaaaatgaaaatccAAGGATCCAATACATGTTTAATGGATTTATAAACAATTTCTTTATCACTACaccaatattttcataaattggtGTCAAAAGTCAACtggatatttaatattttataattagatTTGTAATATTGGTTTCCTTTCACTCGAATGATAACTTTTTATGTGCTAGAAAGATGACAATACCATGAAATATTTGGAGCgtatttattattcttaatatgatatatttgtctatttaattttttactcacaatttaaactattttttaatttcatagaTATTGCATTTGTGTtgctattattattaattttaaacaatacattttattatttgttgtatgttatttttaaaccaTACTTATCTTCTAAATACACACCCATGTGATAAAATTTTAGTTATATTTGTATAATTGtttatgagaaaaataaaagtaaatattttaatttatttatgggtaaactacaaaaatagttacttttatttgcctcatgttatattttagtcatttatgtttgaaatgttacgttttaatcaCTTATATTATCGTTTTGTTATGAAATGGTCACTCTGCCGTTAAAATCGTTACCTCCCAACTGACAGTTTAACGTGACacttaaaatgagttttaaatgtcaACTTAGATGTCCaactaactaaattaattaattttttaattaaatatatttaattaattaaattttctaaattaattaaagaaaaatgttaATTTAGTTTCCTAAAATAATCAAAACCCATGGATCAAATTAATCCTTGAACTAGAAAAAAGAATTAttggtcttttttttttcttttacttttcattTCCATTCTGACTGAAAAAAATAATACATTTTTATAGTTATCTTTGGCAAATTAAAACAGTAGAAATCAAATTGACTAGTCCATCAATCgattaaattttttattcaaaatgaaaaaataaaagatCGATTGAATGGAGGGTTCAAGCAAATTAGAGTAACTAatgtgttttttgtttttttaccaaattttaagttcaaattttttttttttaaggtggtccatctttttatatttttctgcCACTTATCTTTGTTTATTTGTGTATTATGTGCAACACAAATAGCAATGTATAGAGGTTAGAAATCTCCCTCTTTCACCTGTATATCATCCGTCTCCCCTGCTCATCTCATCTCATCTCAACTGGTGGGCTGAGAGTTTCTCTTTTACTCTACTGGCTGAGAAACTCCCCCATTGCCTTTCTTCACACCTCTGTTCTTTGTccttttttcctttcatttcccGTACTTTCCTTCACTTTCCCACCGCCCAAACATGGTGCTCTCCACAAAACTCCACCGTTTTGACCTTCGTTCAACATTCTTCACCTCTCCTTGCCCCTCGTTTACTCCCAATTCCTCCTCTTTAGTCTCCCGCAAAACCTTTAAATTTAAACCAACTAAAATAACCGCCCAAGTTTTCACTCTCAGCGTTGAAACCTCCGTTAAGGACCCTGAAAGCGACATTGAATCACTGATTTCCTCCAATACAGAAGAAATTAATCGGAAACGTTCCAGCAAGCAATCCATTACCGGTGCGTCGGGTATTTCCTCCGGCGTAAAGCTTGAAAACATTAGTAAGAGCTATAAAGGAGTAACTGTTTCGAAAGATGTGAGTTGGGAAGTGAAAAAAGGCGAGAAAGTTGGACTGGTTGGAGTAAATGCAGCAGGGAAAACGACCGGGTTGAGAATTATAACGGGACAAGAAGAACCCGATTCGGGGAACGTTATAAAGGCCAAATCAAACATGAAAAATGCATTTTTGAACCAAGAATTTGAGGTTTCGATGAGCAGGACGGTGAGGGAGGAGTTAATGAGTgcttttaaagaagaaatggagATTTCTGACAGGTTAGAGAGGGTACAGAAGACGATAGAAGGGGCTACCAAGGATTTGGAGTTGATGGGAAGGCTTTTGGATGAGTTTGATTTGTTGCAGAGGAGGGCTCAGGCTGTGGATTTGGATGAGGTTGATGCTAAGGTTAGTAAGTTGATGCCCGAGCTTGGGTTTTCCCCCGAGGATTCCGATAGCTCTGGGTTTCATTTTCTTTCCACAACACGAAGGAAACAAAACTTGTTTGCACCAACCATTTCCAACAAGCTTATCCACCCTCCACCACTCCATGCTCCCCCTTTGCTTCCTTCCATATCCAGAATCAATGGAAAGATGAAAGCTTGCTGCAGGGCAATCTCAACCACATATCCAATGTCTATCACCTCTAGATTCAACCCCTGTTTCATCACTAACGTGGCTGAACCTAACGCTGGCTTAATCGGCGATGAGGATGATGTATTACAAGATCCTAACACACTTTCCCACCTCAAAACTGAACTCTTACAGCAACTCAAAGGTATGGTCCTCCTCTATATTTACCTCAGGATAACATGGTGAACATCTCCTGAGATAATTGTCTTTTTCTGTATATGTGTTCCAAGGAATCAATAGAGGGATTTTTGGAGTCCCATCCTCAAAGAAATCTGACGTTGAAGCTATGGTGAAGCTGCTAGAATCTCACAATCCAACTCCAGATCCTATCTTGAATCTAGAAAAGGTGAACTTGAACTTATATTCTACTTGTTGAAATAATGTTAAGGATATAGTTTTAGAGTTTTTTTCTATAAATGGGATGAAGGTAGGTGGTTGCTGGAAGCTACTTTATAGTACTATTACAATCTTGGGTTCCAAGAGAACAAAGCTTGGGTTGAGGGATTTCATCACTTTGGGAGAGTGTTTCCAGATCATTGATATTGAAAAGGTATTGTATACATCTAAGAGTTTCTTATGCACTCTAAATACTGAGTTGCTTGAGAAATGTCAGGAcggtttaatatattatttattaccTGAGTTTCTTATGCACTTAAATACTCATGTTTTAGGCTTGAATTGATAAAAGTTAATTACTAATATTATTAGCTTTGAATGTTTTATGATTTTGgtaatagaataaatttagtgTTAATCGTGAATTTATTTAGTTTGTCAAATACTGTACTATGAACCTGATTTAATTTAGGTTTCAAgattgatttgatgaaagttaattgctaatattattagttaattataaattttcatcAATTAAACTCCAAAATTggaattaaaaactaaaaagttAACACACTATTTTCTTTaggtatcaaaatatataactttgtCCAATACAGTCACCACattaaactcaaaaaaaaaaaaaaaaaagcaagtaCCACTTTAGGAAAAAATGCAAGTACCACTTTAGAAAAAAATGCCAAACTTAGGTACCAAATTATGCATTAAACCTTTTCAGGGACTTATACCATAACTGAATGATTTAAATATCCAGATTCTCATCCTAGTAGTGAAATAAAAACTGGTGTGCCATTTTTTCTATACGAAgctggatttgtgatgtgattcGTGTTTTACTAACATTAGCATTTGGTGATGGGAAAATGGAGAGCAAAGCAGTTAACGTGATAAAGTTCAATGCCAGAGGATTGAAATTGTTAAATGGGAAGCTCACAATTGAAGCTTCCTTCAAGATCGCATCCAAATCAGTTAAACCTCCTTTCTTTCTGCCTTTTCTTATATATTCCACCAACATACAAAACCTGGATCATGATTCAAGTGTATTTTTGTTTCAAAATCTGCAGAGAGTTGATGTAAGTTACGATAACTCGACAATCACTCCTGATCAGGTAAGCTGTAAACTGTTGTGTACATCACAGAGAAATACTCAAAATTTCCCAAACTTGAAGCTTAATTTGTTTTGGTGAAAGCGTAGCTGTTGAATGTGTTCTCGAAAAATTATGATGTTCTGCTTGCTATCTTCAATCCGGAAGGGTGGCTGGAGATAACGTATCCTTTACTATTTCTCCTAGTGCTTTGGTGGATGTTTTGTGGTATTAATATTGTAACTTCACATTGTTGTTCCTTGAGTTGGGTTTAACACTACAGGTATGTAGATGATACGATGAGGATAGGGAGAGATGATAAAGAGAACATCTTCATATTGGAAAGATCAGAAGAAGACACAGTCTAGCTGCCATTATACACATCAATTTGTTGACATTAAACTCTGTTTTTCATTTCATACAAGGTCCAGTTTTGTAGTTGGCATTCCTCATTTTATATGGTTGATTTGTAGCGCCCGGTCTTTCATCACTCTTTTATCTTTTCCACGTTTGTTGGAATTTTTTACTTTTTAGGCTTTATTTCAACTCTTTTTAATCCATTAGTATAAATATTACCCTTTGTAGAATAAcaggaaaggagaaaaaaaagggagaagATTGAAATCATAATTGTTTTTAGTTTCTCTgcattttttttcttaattttcttttttactttgGTTTTAATTTTAAACTTTCAGACTCTTGTTTAGTAATTAAATCTTTACTTCTACACTTTGATTTATTACAGTTGATGGACAATGAGATTGGAAAGAAGATCAATGGAGGCTGATGAAAGAGGAGTCTCTTCTTGAATGAGCAAAAATCTCATCTCAATCTTATTCTTCAGTTttatttgataaatgttttgatataacaaatataatatttttaataaaacttgATAAATTTCAAATGACAATTTGTTTCAAAATACTTTTAAGGAGAAACTTTTTAAAATCTATCTTTCAAATacttagaaaatatttttaactttcaAGTTCAAAAGTATCAATTCCTTCTGTAAGGTATCGATATCACGATTCAAGTGTTGATACTTGGGGAtgaagttagaaaatttttttagggggtcaaaattaaattgtgacttttacgataataaaaatacaatttttaaatgattaaattaaaattttattatttttagggagtcaaaatataattttatctttattaatttaaaattttaaaaattttaaacgaGCAAATTAGCaagtttttcattttagggggttGGGTTCCTACCAGCCCTTTAGATTCGCCTTTGTCTATACCCATTTGACATTCAAAATTCaggaaaattaaacaaaaaaatatcAATACTTTTAATAAAGTTTCGATATCTTTTCTCAAAGTATCGATGTTTAATCTTGTATGAATACAGTTTTTGAGATTCggtgttttaaaaattaaagaaaattattgaaatattttaacttttaatctGTGAATATTTTAATTctcaatttaaaaatatattaataaaaagaaaaattatagaTGAAAACGCATGAAAGAAATGGCGGAAGGAAAAAAGagtattaaatttttttctttttaaaattattgaGTCAGATTGTGTAGCAGCTTTATCGATCATTGAATGATCATTGAATGATAAGTTTATTGGCAAAACTTTATTACTGAGTCATAAGTTTGACCACAGCCATCTTCAAAGTCCAAAGA harbors:
- the LOC108484208 gene encoding ABC transporter F family member 2-like translates to MVLSTKLHRFDLRSTFFTSPCPSFTPNSSSLVSRKTFKFKPTKITAQVFTLSVETSVKDPESDIESLISSNTEEINRKRSSKQSITGASGISSGVKLENISKSYKGVTVSKDVSWEVKKGEKVGLVGVNAAGKTTGLRIITGQEEPDSGNVIKAKSNMKNAFLNQEFEVSMSRTVREELMSAFKEEMEISDRLERVQKTIEGATKDLELMGRLLDEFDLLQRRAQAVDLDEVDAKVSKLMPELGFSPEDSDSSGFHFLSTTRRKQNLFAPTISNKLIHPPPLHAPPLLPSISRINGKMKACCRAISTTYPMSITSRFNPCFITNVAEPNAGLIGDEDDVLQDPNTLSHLKTELLQQLKGINRGIFGVPSSKKSDVEAMVKLLESHNPTPDPILNLEKVGGCWKLLYSTITILGSKRTKLGLRDFITLGECFQIIDIEKSKAVNVIKFNARGLKLLNGKLTIEASFKIASKSRVDVSYDNSTITPDQLLNVFSKNYDVLLAIFNPEGWLEITYVDDTMRIGRDDKENIFILERSEEDTV